From Halomarina ordinaria:
GAAAATCAGATAATTGCTGGAGTGCGGCTATCGCATTCATGAGCTAGACCATACTGGGTTTCTCACCCAAGCAATATCTGGAAAGCCATTCGCGTACCAGTTCCCTTGTAACATCCTCTAATGAAGACCCTGATGGCAGGTAAGTTAAGCCATTTCACCCGATATATCAATCTGATAATATACTACGATATGCAGGCAGTCCCAACGCGCTATTCGTCCGCAGGCGGACTGTACGACTCGCGCTGTGTATTCAGCAGAGCCTCTGAAACCTATCCTCTACTGAGGATTTCAACAAAGCCGAAAGCTGTTTTGTTTAGTCGCGGAGCTCTGCGATCGACCGACCGACCTCTCGGACGTGGTCACTTCGCTCGAGATCGAGTTCCTCAGCGAGGTAATCCACCGTCTCTTCGAGGCTCATACCCGAAAGAACTCTTCCGAGCAGATATACCTAGTGAACTCAATCAAAATCCTCATCAACTGACAGACACGGCGGGCAAGATATCTCCTCAGTATCTGCCACTGAATGAAGAGTACTCGTACAATGCTGTGAAACGCTCTGATAATCCCTATAAGTAGCAGACTTCGCTGCATTTCTCTGCACCTTCCCCCCAGCTGAACTCAGTAATGTGCTTCGCGAAGGATTAACCAACAATTGCGAGTTTCATACGAATCTGTTGGTTAAGTTGGATCGTGAGAACACCTTCCGACCTAGACGCTACCCCCATATTCAGTCCACTGGCGTGCCGATGCCGATAGTTGCGATGAGCTGCTACAAGAGTTCGTCAATCAGAGCTTCGATGCTAGCTTCAAGTAAACTGTGAGCGACGCGTCCCTGCCAGAAATCGATATCCTCGCTTTCGAGCGACTGGACGCCCCACGGGACGATTCGACTCTCCTCTGGCGTTCCACCACGCACCCAGTCCTCTGCAGCAATCTCGATGAGTCCGTCTAACCACGATTTCGTCGTCAACGTGAGTGCGATGTACTGCTCGCCGTGGAACGGTCGAGTATCGTGGTTCGAGATAATGAGCCACGGGCGCGCTTCTTCCTCCCCCTTGAACGGGTCGTCACCATACACGATGTCGCCAGGTTCGTAGATTGGAGTACTGTCCTCGTCCGTCACGATTCGTCCTCGAGACTCGGATGTCGTTCGTCCGGCGAGTGCGCTCGCCAGGCCTCCTTGTCCTCTTCACCCAGCTGCTCGTTGAACAGCGCCGTTGCTCGTTCGTAGCCACTATACCCGTCAAGACGGTCCTCATCGTCGGTAACCGCCCAGTACGTTGCCTTGTGTTCGACGAGTTCGCGGTCCTTCAACCGAGAGAGAGCTGTGCTGACCGCTCCTTCGTCGAGCCCGATCTGCGAGGCAATTTCACGAGCCTTGAACGCCCGATCGTCGTTTGCAGCCAAGAACCCGAGTACTTGGTCCGGGACGGAGAGCCCCTCAAGCTCGTCCTCACTCGCGTTCTTGAACGTCTCCCTATCGATCGACATCCTTGAGAGGAGGATAGGGATTCCAACGATAAGAGTGTTAGCTATGAAAGCTTCGAAATGTTCGTAGGATACGAGATGGGCGAGAGACAATCGTAGTTCATACACACGATGTTGTC
This genomic window contains:
- a CDS encoding type II toxin-antitoxin system PemK/MazF family toxin translates to MTDEDSTPIYEPGDIVYGDDPFKGEEEARPWLIISNHDTRPFHGEQYIALTLTTKSWLDGLIEIAAEDWVRGGTPEESRIVPWGVQSLESEDIDFWQGRVAHSLLEASIEALIDELL
- a CDS encoding MarR family transcriptional regulator; translated protein: MSIDRETFKNASEDELEGLSVPDQVLGFLAANDDRAFKAREIASQIGLDEGAVSTALSRLKDRELVEHKATYWAVTDDEDRLDGYSGYERATALFNEQLGEEDKEAWRAHSPDERHPSLEDES